A portion of the Segatella copri DSM 18205 genome contains these proteins:
- a CDS encoding rhamnogalacturonan acetylesterase, with protein MKKIKAILCVFILVLLMTSSTKTTTIFVIGDSTAAEKGGFRNNPERGWGMVLQGFFDDKVIVDNHAVNGRSSLSFINEGRWKKVLDRIKPGDYVFIQFGHNDEKSMPNRHTDPGSTFDANLARYVNETRAKGGIPVLFNAVVRRCYYSAELKNDDDEKLRNKVYDGKEQINSDTLIDTHGAYVIAPRNVAKQLNVPFVDATKITHDIETGMGIEGSRKLHMWFMPGENPQVPKGKKDNTHYNVYGARVVAGALADAVAEQVPALKSHVCHYDYVVSAEGRGNFMDLQKAVDAVPVGKKAVIRILGGEWKKPIIAKGKKIKFVKSFGAKIK; from the coding sequence ATGAAAAAAATAAAAGCTATTTTATGTGTATTCATACTGGTGTTGCTGATGACATCCAGCACAAAGACAACAACGATTTTTGTAATAGGTGATTCTACTGCTGCCGAGAAAGGTGGTTTTAGAAATAATCCAGAGCGAGGATGGGGGATGGTATTGCAAGGCTTTTTTGATGACAAGGTGATTGTTGACAATCATGCTGTTAATGGTCGTTCTTCTTTGAGCTTTATCAATGAAGGAAGATGGAAAAAGGTTTTGGATAGAATAAAGCCAGGTGATTATGTGTTTATCCAGTTTGGGCATAACGATGAGAAGTCAATGCCTAACCGTCATACTGATCCGGGATCTACTTTTGATGCAAACCTTGCCAGATATGTAAATGAGACCCGTGCCAAGGGTGGTATTCCTGTACTGTTCAATGCGGTGGTTCGTCGCTGCTATTATTCTGCAGAATTGAAGAATGATGATGACGAGAAGCTTCGCAATAAAGTATATGATGGAAAGGAACAGATTAATAGCGATACGCTTATCGACACCCACGGAGCTTATGTGATAGCTCCCCGCAATGTAGCAAAGCAGCTGAATGTTCCGTTTGTTGATGCTACCAAGATTACCCACGATATAGAAACGGGCATGGGTATTGAAGGCAGCCGCAAATTACATATGTGGTTTATGCCTGGCGAGAATCCGCAGGTTCCTAAGGGTAAGAAAGATAATACCCATTATAATGTATATGGTGCACGTGTGGTTGCCGGTGCGCTTGCTGATGCTGTAGCTGAGCAGGTGCCAGCGCTGAAGTCTCATGTCTGCCATTATGATTATGTAGTCTCTGCAGAAGGTCGAGGCAATTTCATGGATTTGCAGAAGGCTGTAGATGCGGTTCCTGTAGGCAAGAAGGCTGTTATCCGTATTTTGGGTGGTGAATGGAAGAAGCCAATCATCGCAAAAGGCAAGAAGATTAAGTTTGTAAAGTCATTTGGTGCTAAAATCAAATAG
- the hisS gene encoding histidine--tRNA ligase: protein MAQKPSIPKGTRDFGPVEMAKRNYIFNTIKEVYALYGFQQIETPAMETLQTLMGKYGEEGDKLLFKILNSGDYMNKVSDEDIHSLGSLKLAAKLCEKGLRYDLTVPFARYVVQHREELQMPFKRYQIQPVWRADRPQKGRYREFYQCDADVVGSDSLLNEVELMQIVDTVFTKFGVRVCIKINNRKILTGIAEVIGEAEKIVDITVAIDKLDKIGLDNVNEELRNDGISEEAIEKLQPIISLSGTNDEKLEVIAKVLEGSEVGLKGVEETKFILDTLKTLGLNNEIELDLTLARGLNYYTGAIFEVKALDTPMGSITGGGRYDNLTGIFGLPGLSGVGISFGADRIYDVLGALDLYPKEAVNATQVLFINFGEKETAYCLPIVSAARAAGIRTEIFPDKAKMKKQMSYANAKNIPFVVLAGENEMAQGKVTLKNMETGEQTLVTAEELIAKVNK from the coding sequence ATGGCTCAGAAACCAAGTATACCAAAGGGCACGAGAGATTTTGGTCCTGTTGAGATGGCGAAACGCAACTACATCTTCAACACCATCAAGGAAGTGTATGCTCTTTATGGATTCCAGCAGATTGAAACCCCTGCCATGGAAACCCTTCAGACTTTGATGGGCAAGTATGGTGAAGAGGGTGATAAACTGCTTTTTAAGATATTGAATTCAGGCGACTATATGAATAAGGTGAGCGATGAGGATATTCATTCTCTCGGATCACTCAAATTAGCAGCGAAACTTTGTGAGAAAGGCCTTCGTTATGACTTGACCGTTCCTTTCGCACGTTACGTAGTGCAGCACCGCGAGGAGTTGCAGATGCCTTTCAAGCGTTATCAGATTCAGCCCGTATGGCGTGCAGACCGCCCTCAGAAGGGACGTTACCGTGAGTTCTATCAGTGTGATGCCGATGTGGTTGGCTCTGATTCTCTCCTGAATGAGGTCGAGTTGATGCAGATTGTTGATACCGTGTTCACTAAGTTTGGTGTTCGTGTATGCATCAAGATTAATAACCGCAAGATTCTTACCGGTATTGCAGAGGTTATCGGCGAGGCTGAGAAGATTGTAGATATCACAGTGGCCATCGATAAGCTTGATAAAATCGGACTTGACAATGTAAACGAAGAGTTGCGCAATGACGGCATTTCTGAAGAGGCTATTGAGAAGTTGCAGCCAATCATCTCATTGTCAGGAACTAATGATGAGAAACTTGAAGTGATAGCGAAGGTTCTCGAAGGTTCAGAAGTTGGTTTAAAGGGTGTAGAGGAAACCAAGTTTATCCTCGATACCTTGAAGACTCTTGGCTTGAACAACGAGATAGAACTGGATCTCACTCTGGCTCGTGGCTTGAACTATTACACAGGTGCAATCTTCGAGGTGAAGGCGCTTGATACTCCAATGGGAAGTATTACAGGTGGTGGTCGTTACGACAACCTCACCGGCATTTTCGGTTTGCCAGGTTTGAGCGGTGTTGGTATCAGTTTTGGTGCTGACCGTATTTATGATGTGTTAGGTGCGCTCGACCTTTATCCGAAGGAGGCAGTAAATGCTACTCAGGTACTGTTTATCAACTTCGGTGAAAAGGAGACAGCTTACTGCCTGCCTATAGTAAGTGCAGCTCGTGCAGCCGGTATCCGTACCGAAATCTTCCCTGATAAGGCGAAGATGAAGAAGCAGATGAGCTATGCCAATGCCAAGAATATTCCGTTTGTGGTGCTTGCAGGTGAGAATGAGATGGCTCAGGGCAAGGTTACGCTTAAGAATATGGAAACTGGCGAACAAACCTTGGTTACTGCCGAGGAATTGATAGCCAAAGTAAATAAATAA
- a CDS encoding adenylosuccinate synthase — MNTGKVDVLLGLQWGDEGKGKVVDVLTPKYDVIARFQGGPNAGHTLEFEGEKYVLRSIPSGIFQGGKVNIIGNGVVLAPDLFMGEAKDLEKSGHDLKSRLYISKKAHLIMPTHRVLDAAIEASKGKNKVGTTGKGIGPTYTDKVSRTGLRVGDILDNFEEKYAAHKAAHLKTIASLGYTDFDITEVEKTWMEGIEYLKQFKLIDSEVEINKVLRSGKDILCEGAQGTMLDVDFGSYPFVTSSNTTCAGACIGLGIGPNRIGNVYGIMKAYCTRVGAGPFPTELFDETGAKIRDLGHEYGAVTGRERRCGWCDLVQLKYSVMVNGVTELIMMKSDVLDGFDTIKACVAYKLKDGSVTTDFPYEIDDVEPVYKEFKGWKTDMTKFTSEDQFPQEFKDYIAFVEEFLETKIGIISIGPDRAQTIVRK; from the coding sequence ATGAACACAGGTAAAGTAGATGTCCTGCTGGGTTTGCAGTGGGGCGATGAAGGTAAAGGTAAGGTGGTTGACGTGTTGACCCCTAAGTATGATGTCATTGCTCGTTTCCAGGGTGGTCCTAATGCTGGACATACATTGGAGTTTGAGGGCGAGAAGTATGTGCTTCGCTCTATCCCTTCTGGTATTTTCCAGGGTGGTAAGGTGAACATCATCGGCAATGGTGTGGTTTTGGCTCCAGACCTCTTTATGGGTGAGGCTAAGGATCTTGAGAAGAGCGGTCATGATTTGAAGAGCCGTCTTTACATCTCTAAGAAGGCACATCTCATCATGCCTACTCACCGTGTACTCGATGCTGCTATCGAGGCTTCTAAGGGAAAGAACAAGGTAGGTACTACTGGTAAGGGTATCGGTCCTACTTATACTGACAAGGTTAGCCGTACCGGTCTTCGCGTAGGCGATATCCTTGACAATTTCGAGGAGAAGTATGCTGCTCACAAGGCTGCTCATCTCAAAACCATCGCAAGTCTCGGTTATACCGACTTCGATATCACAGAGGTTGAGAAGACCTGGATGGAGGGCATCGAATACTTGAAGCAGTTCAAACTTATTGATAGCGAGGTAGAAATCAATAAGGTGCTCCGTTCTGGCAAGGATATACTCTGCGAGGGTGCTCAGGGTACTATGCTCGATGTTGATTTCGGTTCTTATCCATTCGTTACTTCTTCTAATACTACCTGTGCAGGTGCCTGCATAGGTCTGGGTATCGGCCCTAACCGCATCGGCAATGTTTATGGTATCATGAAGGCTTACTGTACACGTGTTGGTGCAGGTCCATTCCCTACAGAGCTTTTCGATGAGACTGGTGCCAAGATCCGTGACCTCGGTCATGAGTATGGTGCTGTTACCGGTCGTGAGCGCCGTTGTGGCTGGTGCGATCTTGTACAGCTCAAGTATTCTGTCATGGTGAATGGTGTTACCGAGCTTATCATGATGAAGAGCGACGTGCTCGATGGCTTCGATACCATCAAGGCATGCGTGGCATATAAGTTGAAGGATGGTTCTGTTACAACAGATTTTCCATACGAAATCGATGATGTAGAACCTGTTTACAAGGAGTTCAAGGGCTGGAAGACAGATATGACTAAGTTCACATCTGAAGATCAGTTCCCACAGGAGTTCAAGGATTATATTGCTTTCGTAGAAGAGTTCCTTGAGACTAAGATCGGTATCATTTCTATCGGTCCAGACCGTGCTCAGACTATTGTACGCAAGTAA
- a CDS encoding Fur family transcriptional regulator, with protein MSEEILAKAHEVLDNYMESNHHRRTPERSTILDTIYSMGEHFSIEDLGRELLKKNFRVSRATLYNTLHLFLELRLVVKHSLADGTKYEASYSEENHVHQVCTICGKVTEIVAPQVTAAVKDIRMQRFRKDAYALYIYGVCSGCQSKMTRKRKKE; from the coding sequence ATGAGTGAAGAAATTTTAGCAAAAGCTCATGAGGTTTTGGACAATTATATGGAGAGCAATCATCACCGGCGCACTCCGGAGCGTTCCACTATCCTCGACACCATTTATTCTATGGGAGAGCATTTCTCGATAGAAGATTTGGGCAGAGAGCTACTGAAAAAGAATTTTCGCGTTAGCAGGGCTACGCTTTATAACACATTGCATCTGTTCCTGGAACTAAGGCTTGTGGTAAAGCACAGTCTGGCAGACGGCACCAAGTATGAGGCCAGTTATAGCGAGGAAAATCATGTGCATCAGGTTTGCACGATTTGTGGCAAGGTAACCGAAATTGTAGCACCGCAGGTTACTGCTGCTGTGAAGGATATCAGGATGCAGCGCTTTCGTAAAGATGCTTATGCTCTTTACATCTATGGCGTATGCAGCGGCTGTCAAAGCAAGATGACTCGCAAACGCAAAAAAGAATAA
- a CDS encoding Maf-like protein has product MNYKIILASNSPRRKELLAGLDIPFEVKVISGIDESYPADLDAYQVAEFICKKKAEAYRSLLNGNNSVEELDESETLILTADTVVIAPTAGEQNDQEGKGVILGKPRDAEDARRMLKMLSGKTHHVVTGVCLTTQHKQRSFSVTTEVTFKPLFDDEISYYINHYQPFDKAGAYGIQEWIGYIGCTGLKGSYFNVMGLPVQRIYEELRRI; this is encoded by the coding sequence ATGAATTATAAGATCATTTTGGCGAGTAATTCGCCTCGTCGCAAGGAACTTCTGGCAGGTTTGGATATTCCTTTTGAGGTGAAGGTGATTAGTGGTATTGATGAAAGTTATCCTGCTGACCTCGATGCTTATCAGGTGGCAGAATTCATCTGCAAGAAAAAGGCTGAGGCTTATCGCTCGCTTTTGAACGGAAATAATAGTGTTGAAGAGTTGGACGAGTCAGAAACTTTGATTCTTACAGCAGATACGGTTGTGATTGCGCCAACAGCTGGCGAACAGAATGACCAGGAAGGAAAGGGAGTCATTCTCGGGAAGCCTCGTGATGCTGAAGATGCCAGACGAATGCTGAAGATGTTGAGCGGAAAGACGCATCATGTAGTTACAGGTGTTTGTCTTACTACCCAGCATAAGCAGCGTTCCTTTTCAGTAACAACAGAAGTGACGTTCAAACCGCTTTTTGATGATGAAATCAGTTATTATATAAATCATTATCAGCCGTTTGACAAAGCTGGCGCCTATGGTATTCAGGAATGGATTGGCTACATAGGTTGTACGGGGTTGAAGGGGAGTTATTTTAATGTGATGGGGCTTCCGGTTCAGCGTATCTATGAGGAATTGAGGCGAATTTAG
- a CDS encoding KdsC family phosphatase: MINYDLNKIKAIIFDVDGVLSRQTITLSSAGEPLRTVNIKDGYAIQLAQKKGVRIVILTGGNSHAIQVRYENLGVEDIFMGCSVKIKTYEEFKQKYSITDEEIIYVGDDIPDYEIMRRCGCPCCPADACSDIKEISIYISACNGGDGVGRDVVEQVLRAKGLWLSDAKAFGW, from the coding sequence ATGATTAATTACGATTTAAATAAGATAAAAGCAATCATCTTTGATGTTGATGGAGTACTTTCAAGACAGACCATCACGCTTTCCAGTGCCGGCGAACCTTTGCGTACTGTTAATATCAAAGATGGCTATGCCATACAGCTGGCTCAGAAGAAAGGTGTTCGTATCGTAATTCTGACAGGCGGTAATTCTCATGCCATACAGGTACGCTATGAAAATCTTGGTGTAGAGGATATCTTCATGGGATGTTCTGTAAAGATAAAGACTTATGAGGAGTTCAAGCAGAAATATTCAATTACAGATGAGGAAATAATATATGTAGGTGATGATATTCCTGATTATGAGATTATGCGTCGTTGCGGATGTCCATGTTGCCCAGCAGATGCATGCTCCGATATTAAAGAAATTTCTATTTATATCTCGGCTTGTAACGGAGGTGATGGTGTGGGACGTGATGTCGTAGAACAGGTACTGAGAGCCAAGGGTTTATGGCTTTCAGATGCTAAGGCATTTGGCTGGTAG
- a CDS encoding Rossmann-like and DUF2520 domain-containing protein encodes MKIVFIGAGNLATNLALEISQSEHQIVQVFSRTWESASLLAEKVNCEPVNEMSKVVCDADLYIVSVKDDALEMLIPELCKGREDKMFVHTAGSMPMDVFKDYARHYGVFYPMQTFTKDKKVAFENIPIFIEGCGAFETSFLKRLAEQISRSVYELDSDNRKYLHLSAVFACNFANHCVAIGQRILENHHIPGSVLRPLVMETMDKASSHSAAEVQTGPAIRDDRNVMEKQMQLLEKQPELQQIYEMMSKSIFKFKR; translated from the coding sequence ATGAAAATAGTGTTTATTGGGGCAGGTAATCTTGCTACCAATCTTGCGCTCGAAATATCGCAATCAGAACATCAGATTGTGCAAGTTTTCAGTAGAACTTGGGAGTCGGCCTCTCTATTGGCTGAGAAGGTGAATTGTGAGCCTGTCAATGAGATGAGTAAGGTGGTCTGTGATGCAGATTTGTACATAGTTTCAGTGAAGGATGATGCGCTTGAAATGCTTATTCCTGAACTGTGCAAAGGAAGAGAAGATAAGATGTTTGTTCATACAGCTGGTTCCATGCCGATGGATGTTTTCAAAGATTATGCCCGTCATTATGGCGTATTTTATCCGATGCAGACATTTACGAAAGACAAAAAGGTTGCATTCGAAAATATTCCTATTTTCATTGAGGGATGTGGTGCTTTCGAAACTTCTTTCCTGAAGAGGTTGGCAGAACAGATTTCTCGTAGTGTCTATGAATTGGATTCTGATAATCGTAAGTATCTGCACCTGTCAGCTGTTTTTGCTTGTAATTTTGCGAATCATTGCGTAGCTATAGGTCAGCGGATTCTCGAAAATCATCACATTCCTGGCAGTGTTCTCCGTCCTCTGGTTATGGAAACTATGGACAAGGCTTCTTCGCATTCGGCAGCTGAAGTGCAGACGGGACCGGCTATTCGTGATGATCGGAACGTAATGGAGAAACAAATGCAACTCCTTGAAAAACAGCCAGAACTACAGCAGATTTATGAAATGATGAGCAAAAGCATATTCAAGTTCAAGAGATAA
- a CDS encoding GNAT family N-acetyltransferase: protein MKKKGISCREATSPEDIHRYHQLLKNYYRLKLRRFVPDETFFQKLTTSSNARNVIITYKDKVIGGYTCIYNQGNAFLWFSAFKRKTYIHLHPDTMTIWQALSDAQEQDAQHLHFMDAGLPLKSNLYREFILGFGGKPVTKFRWFRFYPKVINLLLHWLYKD from the coding sequence ATGAAGAAAAAGGGAATAAGTTGTAGAGAGGCAACTTCACCCGAAGACATCCATCGTTATCACCAGTTGCTCAAAAATTATTATCGGCTGAAACTTCGCCGTTTTGTTCCTGACGAAACATTCTTTCAGAAACTGACAACAAGTAGTAATGCCAGAAACGTCATCATCACCTATAAGGACAAAGTGATTGGCGGCTATACCTGCATCTACAACCAAGGCAATGCCTTTCTTTGGTTTTCTGCATTCAAGAGAAAGACTTACATCCATCTGCATCCGGACACAATGACCATCTGGCAAGCACTCTCTGATGCACAGGAGCAGGATGCCCAACACCTCCACTTTATGGACGCAGGACTTCCGCTTAAGAGTAATCTCTACCGTGAATTCATTCTCGGTTTCGGAGGCAAACCTGTTACCAAGTTTCGCTGGTTCCGCTTCTATCCAAAAGTTATAAACCTGCTCCTCCACTGGCTATACAAGGATTAA
- a CDS encoding TetR/AcrR family transcriptional regulator: MAEINQYRQELKDRIISYAMPEFYKRGVKAVKMDEISQGLHVSKRTVYEIFGDKEELLLAGMKRQLEENRSKLENFAKIQAKNVIDIISYVYKLQMERNGKVGVLFYEEVHKMPRVVKFFQENHAHEREESVRFFEAGVKEGLFRNDVDFKVVMDIGHVMMEEIMHHQLYRVHSMQEIYDNYILCLIRGFCTERGLEQLDRALKG; the protein is encoded by the coding sequence ATGGCAGAAATCAATCAATATAGACAAGAACTGAAAGACAGAATCATCTCTTATGCGATGCCTGAATTCTATAAGCGTGGGGTAAAAGCTGTCAAGATGGATGAAATCTCACAGGGACTTCATGTATCTAAGAGAACTGTGTACGAGATTTTCGGTGACAAAGAAGAATTGTTGCTTGCTGGTATGAAGCGTCAGCTAGAAGAAAATCGTTCGAAGTTAGAAAATTTCGCCAAGATCCAAGCGAAGAATGTGATAGATATTATCAGCTATGTCTATAAATTGCAGATGGAGCGCAATGGGAAGGTGGGCGTTCTTTTTTATGAGGAGGTTCATAAGATGCCTCGTGTGGTGAAATTCTTCCAGGAAAATCATGCTCATGAACGGGAGGAGAGTGTGCGTTTCTTTGAGGCTGGTGTCAAGGAGGGGCTTTTCCGTAATGATGTAGACTTCAAAGTTGTTATGGACATAGGACATGTAATGATGGAGGAAATCATGCATCATCAGCTCTATCGTGTTCATTCGATGCAGGAGATATACGACAATTATATTTTGTGCCTGATTCGTGGATTCTGTACAGAGCGCGGTTTGGAGCAGCTTGACCGTGCTTTGAAAGGGTAG
- a CDS encoding NADP-dependent malic enzyme gives MVKISKEAALSYHETGRPGKIEVKPTKPYHTQTDLSLAYSPGVAFPCLEIQQNPDDAYKYTDKGNLVAVISNGTAVLGLGDIGAMSGKPVMEGKGLLFKIYGGVDVFDIEIDEKDPEKFCETVEKIAPTFGGINLEDIKAPQCFYIEERLKKTLDIPVMHDDQHGTAIISAAGLKNALEVAGKNIADVKIVVNGAGAAAISCTKLYVALGAQVKNIVMLDSKGVITSDRENLTEQKKLFATDRRDVHTLEEAVKGADVFVGLSKGNVLSKDMIRSMADNPIVFALANPVPEISYEDAMDSRPDVLMSTGRSDYPNQINNVIGFPYIFRGALDVHARAINEEMKMAAVHAIADLAKQPVPDVVNDVYHVNDLTFGPKYFIPKPVDPRLITEVSAAVAKAAMESGVARTPITDWDKYKQDLRQLLGQETKLTRKLHDTARLHPQRVVFAEGGNPTMLKAAVQAKQEGICQPILLGNPDRLNRVASRLKVDLSDIEIVDMRADNEQGRRAKFAKHLAEKRAREGYSFEEAYDKMYERNYFGMSMVEQGDADAFITGLYTKYSNTIKVAKDVIGIREPYKTFGTMHILNTQKGIYYIADTLINRHPDEDVLIDVAKLSAGTVKFFNEEPVMAMLSYSNFGTDNIGSPVKAKKAVAEMQKEFPELAIDGEMQVNYALNKDLRDEKYPFSRLKGKDVNTLVFPNLSSANGAYKLLQGLNPEAEIIGPIQMGLNKPIHFTDSESSVQDIVNITAVAVIDAYVEKIKKQK, from the coding sequence ATGGTAAAAATTTCAAAAGAGGCGGCTTTAAGTTATCACGAGACTGGCCGTCCTGGCAAGATTGAGGTTAAGCCAACAAAACCTTATCACACACAAACGGATCTGAGCCTTGCTTATTCTCCTGGTGTGGCATTCCCATGTCTTGAGATCCAGCAGAACCCAGACGATGCATACAAGTATACTGACAAGGGTAACCTGGTTGCTGTTATCAGTAATGGTACAGCAGTGCTCGGACTTGGCGATATCGGTGCCATGAGCGGAAAGCCAGTGATGGAAGGTAAGGGATTGCTTTTCAAGATTTACGGTGGTGTGGATGTCTTCGATATAGAAATCGATGAGAAAGACCCAGAAAAGTTCTGTGAAACCGTAGAGAAAATCGCTCCTACATTTGGTGGAATCAACTTGGAGGACATCAAGGCACCTCAATGTTTTTACATTGAGGAACGCCTGAAAAAAACTCTCGATATCCCTGTAATGCACGATGACCAGCATGGCACTGCTATCATCTCTGCAGCAGGCTTGAAGAACGCTCTTGAGGTAGCAGGAAAGAACATTGCCGATGTGAAGATTGTCGTAAATGGTGCTGGTGCAGCTGCTATCAGCTGTACAAAACTCTACGTAGCACTCGGTGCACAGGTAAAGAACATCGTTATGCTCGACTCTAAGGGCGTCATCACCAGCGACCGCGAAAATCTGACAGAGCAGAAAAAGCTCTTTGCAACAGACCGCCGCGATGTCCATACACTCGAAGAGGCTGTGAAAGGCGCTGATGTATTCGTAGGACTCAGCAAGGGTAACGTGCTCTCCAAGGATATGATTCGCTCTATGGCAGACAACCCTATCGTTTTCGCTCTTGCCAATCCGGTACCTGAGATCAGCTACGAGGACGCTATGGACAGCCGCCCTGACGTATTGATGTCAACTGGCCGTTCAGATTATCCTAACCAGATTAACAATGTAATCGGTTTCCCATACATCTTCCGTGGTGCACTCGATGTTCACGCCCGTGCTATAAACGAAGAAATGAAGATGGCTGCTGTTCATGCTATTGCCGATTTGGCTAAGCAGCCGGTTCCTGATGTAGTAAACGATGTTTACCACGTTAACGACCTTACATTCGGTCCTAAATACTTCATTCCGAAACCTGTAGATCCACGTTTGATTACAGAAGTTTCTGCTGCCGTAGCTAAGGCTGCAATGGAAAGTGGTGTGGCTCGCACCCCTATCACAGACTGGGATAAGTACAAACAGGATTTGCGCCAGCTGCTTGGTCAGGAGACCAAACTGACCCGCAAGCTCCACGATACAGCGCGCCTTCACCCACAGCGTGTAGTATTCGCTGAAGGTGGCAACCCAACTATGCTGAAGGCTGCAGTCCAGGCAAAGCAAGAGGGTATCTGCCAGCCAATCCTGTTGGGCAACCCAGACCGCCTGAACCGTGTTGCTAGCCGTTTGAAAGTTGACCTTTCAGATATTGAGATTGTAGATATGCGTGCCGATAACGAACAGGGCCGCCGTGCAAAGTTTGCCAAGCATCTGGCAGAGAAGCGTGCTCGCGAGGGCTACAGCTTCGAGGAAGCTTATGATAAAATGTACGAGCGCAACTACTTCGGTATGTCAATGGTAGAACAGGGTGATGCTGACGCATTCATCACTGGTCTTTACACAAAGTACAGCAATACTATTAAGGTGGCAAAAGATGTAATTGGAATCCGTGAGCCATATAAGACATTCGGTACCATGCATATCCTTAACACCCAGAAGGGTATTTATTATATCGCAGATACGCTCATCAACCGCCACCCAGACGAAGATGTGCTGATCGATGTTGCCAAGCTGTCTGCAGGTACAGTGAAGTTCTTCAACGAAGAGCCGGTTATGGCCATGTTAAGCTACTCTAACTTCGGTACAGACAATATTGGCTCACCTGTTAAGGCAAAGAAAGCCGTTGCTGAGATGCAGAAGGAGTTCCCAGAACTCGCTATCGATGGTGAGATGCAGGTAAACTATGCACTCAACAAGGATCTGCGCGATGAGAAGTATCCATTCTCCCGCCTCAAGGGCAAAGACGTCAACACTTTGGTGTTCCCTAACTTGAGTAGCGCCAATGGTGCATACAAACTTCTCCAGGGTTTGAATCCTGAAGCTGAGATTATCGGCCCTATCCAGATGGGATTGAATAAGCCTATCCACTTCACAGACTCAGAAAGTAGTGTACAGGATATCGTAAACATCACAGCAGTAGCTGTCATTGATGCTTACGTAGAGAAAATCAAGAAGCAGAAGTAA
- the rplU gene encoding 50S ribosomal protein L21, producing MYAIVEINGQQFKAEEGKKLFVHHIKDVEAGQTVEFDKVLLVDKDGSITVGAPAVEGAKVVVEVVNPLVKGDKVIVFKMKRRKDYRKKNGHRAQFTEVSIKSVIA from the coding sequence ATGTACGCAATTGTAGAAATTAACGGTCAGCAGTTCAAGGCTGAGGAGGGCAAGAAGCTCTTCGTACATCACATCAAGGATGTTGAGGCAGGTCAGACTGTTGAGTTCGACAAGGTTTTGCTCGTTGACAAAGACGGCTCAATCACTGTCGGTGCACCAGCTGTAGAGGGTGCAAAAGTAGTAGTAGAAGTAGTGAACCCACTCGTAAAGGGTGACAAGGTAATCGTCTTCAAGATGAAGCGCCGCAAGGACTATCGCAAGAAGAACGGTCATCGTGCTCAGTTCACTGAAGTATCAATCAAATCTGTAATCGCTTAA
- the rpmA gene encoding 50S ribosomal protein L27, with translation MAHKKGVGSSKNGRESASQRLGVKIWGGQSIIAGNIIVRQRGNKHFPGENVAQGKDDTLYALADGIVYFHKGRKDKSTVSVLSPEVYAEKTKKADA, from the coding sequence ATGGCACATAAGAAAGGTGTTGGTAGTTCTAAGAACGGCCGTGAATCAGCTTCACAAAGATTAGGCGTTAAGATCTGGGGTGGTCAGAGCATCATCGCAGGTAACATCATCGTTCGCCAGCGTGGTAACAAGCACTTCCCAGGTGAGAATGTAGCTCAGGGTAAGGATGATACATTGTATGCTTTGGCAGATGGTATCGTTTACTTCCACAAGGGCCGCAAGGACAAGAGTACAGTTTCTGTTCTCTCTCCAGAGGTTTACGCTGAGAAGACCAAAAAAGCTGACGCTTAA